In Phyllopteryx taeniolatus isolate TA_2022b chromosome 5, UOR_Ptae_1.2, whole genome shotgun sequence, the DNA window tgaagaagtgatggataagtatggcatccaggaaaggaacttggagggacagatggtggtagactttgcaaaaaggatgcaaattgctgtagtgaacacttttttccagaagaggcaggaacatagtgtgacctacaagagcggaggtagaagcacgcaggtggattacatcttgtgcagacgactATGGGGGAAttaagttgatgagccacacaatgaagttatgggaaagagtagtggaggctagtctcaggacagaagtgagtatttgcgagcaacagtctggtttcatgcctagaaaaagtaccacagatgcattagtTGCCttaaggatgttgatggaaaagtacagagaaggtcagaaggagctacattgtgtctttgtagatctagagaaagccgatgacagagtacccagagaggaactgtggtactgcatgcggaagtctggagtggcagagaagtatgttagaataatacaggacatgtacgagggcagcagaacagcggtgaggtgtgctgttggtgtgacagatgaatttaaggtggaggtgggactgcatcaggtatcagccctgagccccttcctgtttgcagtggtgatggataggctgacagatgaggttagactggaatccctgtggaccatgatgtttgcagatgacattgtgatctgcagtgaaagcagggagcaggtggtggaacagttagaaagatggaggcatgcactagaaagcagaggaataaagattagccgaagtaaaacagaatatatgtgcatgaatgagaggggtggtgggggaagagtgaggcgacagggagaagggatagcgagggtggaggactttaaatacttggggtcaaccgtccagagcaatggtgagtatgggcaggaagtgaagaaacgggtccaagcaggttggaacgggtggaggaaggtgtcaggtgtgttatgtgacagaagagtctctgctcggatgaagggcaaagtttataaaacagtggtgaggccagccatgatgtacagattagagacaacaggaagcagagttggaggtggcagaaatgaaggtTCGATTTTTTTGGGAATCCAAGAGGGATTGTTGCCCGATCGTTGCGACCAACTCAATCGTGGTAGGGGGCGGTAATTGGCCTTAAGGTTGGTTGCCACCCTCCATTACAAgacacgaagaagaaaaagCGCATGCGCTGGAGAAAAATGTTTCCGGTTTTCTTCCTCATTGTTTAGCGGATGGACGTAAAGACGTTACACGTTCCTCTGTGTGATTGTATTCGAAAGATATTCACTTCAACGCCCGAGTCGCCTTTTTATTTGGGCTGCCCGTCCGTCAAACAGAAGCTGCGATGAACTATTCTGACGATGACTCTGATGGATATTCATCGAGTGAAGATGCAGATTACGCCCCGTCAGGTGAGAACAGCCCGCACCGCCATGTAAACACGGCGTCTGTGTCTTTGAGCATTTCATGCACGTGTACCGTTTGCGTCTTTAACAGTCGGCCATCATAAATTGTAAACATTCACGTGTTTAAGTAACAGGAAGTCGTTTTGGACATTTGGCTTGTTTATTGCCCAGTTGACAACGACACAATTGACACCGCTGTATGTTGTATGCATGTTTCCATCGTGTTGTGTTTTCACGTTCCGTCTTTGCATGAATCCAAACGTGATCCAGTTTATACACCATTACGAAAATCTTtatgtagctcaacttcccatagaTCTACAACGCCTGCAAATTGGATTGACTGAATTAACAGTGCATCTCAGTTTTAGTTCATCGCCAGGtcgtaaataataaaataataataaataatattatttaCTAAACGATTATGCAtgtatgtgcaaaaaaaatagaatatcgaggaaaagtcatttttttccaaaaactgaaatttcaagccttgtttcaattttgatggTTATggtagaaaggaaaaaaatccaggatttcacaaaatttgaatGTCATGACAAAGTTCAACCTTGTAGGCTCCCTGTGTCCCAATCTTGTCAGCTGATGAACGCAAAACACCTGCAGAGGTTTTCCTCAGCCTTTAAATAGTCCCAGTCTGGTTTAGTAGGCTTCAGAATAATCTGATTTGACGGTTGTGCAGAAAACCATCATTGGCACCCTCCATAAGGTGAAAACGTCTTAAGAAGGTATCGCAAAAGAAGCTGGATGCTCACAGAGCGCTGTATCAAAGTACATTAACAGAGTGTTAAGAGGAAGGGGAAAACGTGGCCGGAAAAGGTGCACAAGTGACAGGGATGACCTCAGCCTTGAGAGGATTGTCAAGCAACACGATTCAATCTGGGGGAGCTTCATAAGGAGTGGACTGAGGCTGGTGTCACTGCATCAAGAGCCACCACATACAGACGTCTGCATGACATGGGCTACAGCTCTAGAATTCCACGTGTCAAGCCAGTCCTGAACCAAAAACAACGTCAGAAGCGTCTGTGCTGGGCTAAGGAGAAAAAGTACTGGTCTGTTGCCGAGTGGTCCCAAATCCTCTTTTCAGATTAAAGTCAatattgcatttcatttggaaatcaaggtcGCAGAGTCTGGAGGAAAAATGGAGAAGCACAAAAGTCAAGCTGCTTAAAGTCCAGTGTGAAGTTTCCACAAGTCAGTCATGGTTTGGGGAGCCCATGTCATTTGCTAGTGTGGGTCCATTGTCTTTTATCAAGTCCACCATCACCGCAGCTGTCTACCAGGACATTTGAGAAGACTTCATGCTTCCCGCTGCCGACGAACCTTTTGAagacaatggtttgattttCCAGCAGGATTTGGCACCTGCCCACAAGGCCAAAACTACCAATACTTGGTTTAATAGCCATGGAAAAACAGTACTAGATTGTACTAAATTCTGGACCTTGTTAATAAAACCTGAGCCCCCTTCTGGCATTTATGAGTCCGTGGCATTCATCAGTAATTGAGATGCACTCATTTTCAACCTTGGCAGAGTGCTGcatagtgttcttttttttattaatgaattTCCAGTAGTCTTGCAATGAATCTTACTCTCAAAGACAATGTATGCAGCTAGTTGTTGTTCTGTGAGAGGGAGAAAGCTAGAGATTGGTGGGGGTTGTCTGCCTTTGTGAGCCTATCCTAGATGACTTGGCGTAAACACCCTGGACTTGGATTTAGAAGTGTATTTTTGGTTTAAAAGTGTTGTTAATGTGTAGTGTTTCATGTGAAATCACATTCTTTATTATTTCGCTCTTTTTCCTCAGATGATAATGTCAGCGAGGATGATATTAATGAGTGTGAAAAGGAAGAGCCTTCAGATGAAAGTGACGGTGTGCCACATCCTGACAATGTGACCAAGAGGAGTGTTAAGAAAAACGGCAGCAGTTTGAGGTTGGTTGTGTTGAAAATGAGATTTTTGGTTATGCTTAATAGGACTGTGAGTATCTCGAGTTCTGAGCCAGGTTCgatgcacaatttttttttaatataaatatatacacccgcagacagaccctttccaaaaaaaattgaatatcatggaaaagtttatttccataattccattcaaaaagttaaactttcatagatggATTCAGgactcacatttttatttttacataatttgggcttccagctcaaaacccacaaaatcaggatttccaaaaattagaatactgtgaggAAATCAGCCCAAggccataattttttttaaaaactgagtATCACACACGAATCATCGCCTAAACTCAAAACACCAGCACAGGTTTTCCCAGGTGttattaaattgcttcagtttggttcaattgtctcagttgggttcaatatggggaaggctgcagacttgacaactggccagaagaccatcattgataccctccataggataggtgagccacaaaggttcatagctaaggagtcTGGCttttcacagagtgctgtgtccaagaatatcaatggaaagacaaaatgtggcaaGAGAAGATGCagcagcaaaagagatgaccatgggcttcagcggattatcaaacagagaataTTCAataatctagcagagatccagaaagagtggaatgaggcccGAGTCACAGCTTGAAAAACCACATTCAAACGCATCTGGTAGATGGGcaacaactgtcgggttccttgagtcaagccacttctgagcctgagccaatgtaGGAAGCTTCTCacctgggccaaggagaaggactggactgttggccagtgatccaaggtcctcttttccgatgaaagtaaagtgtgcctttcatttgggaatcaaggtccaaggttttgtaggaagactggtgaagaacagaacccaagctgcttgaggtccagtgtgaaatatccacagtcagtcatgatttggggtacAATGTCCAGTGccggtgttggtaaactctgctttcttaaatccactgcaacagtctaccagaatgttttaggggacttcatgattccttctgctgaggatctgtatggggatgcagatttcatcttccagtaGGGCCTGTCCCCTGCCCATACTGCCAGCAGCACCAAAACCTAGTTTGATGCCcctgccatcacagtgcttgactgacCAGCCAACTTGCACATTGGTAAACCACATTGAGAATCTATGAGGTATTATCTCGAGGAAAATGAGGGgtaccagacccaaaaacaaagaagaactgacagcaagcatcaaggaaatctggccttccataactcccaggcaatgccacaggctgattgcctcaatgccatcGAGagagtgattaaagcaaagggattgccaaccaagtattgaaagtttcatattttcattgatttaatgtgaccctaatttctttcttttttttttttttttttttttacaaaaactgagaagtaaatggtgatttcttcacagtattccaatttttttaattcctaattttgtgggttttatgagccgGAAGcacaaattatgaaaaaataaacataagtactcaaaattgtttaaattgtgggccttgactctataatctatgaaagtttaacttttttaatggaattatggaaatgaaCGTTTCCATGATTTTCTATTTTAtgggaaagtgtgtgtgtgtgtgtgtaatatacagtgggtactgaaagtattcagacccccttaaatttttcactttgttatattgcatccaTTTGCTAGAATCATTCATgttccccctcaatgtacacagagcaccccatattgacagaaaaagacggaattgttgaaatttttggagatttattaaaaaagagaaaaactgtgtgtgtgtgtgtgcgggcgcgcgcgcacactgctcacacacacacagcggctgaaataaattTGTAACGTCACCATTTgtttcactaaatatatttccaaaggtgctattgacatgaatcTTTCACCAGATGGGAACAATCCAAGTAACCCATCCATAtcaagaaagtagaacaaataagctcagaaattaagttgtatcTAATaggaaatgacacagggaaaacgtATTGAGCacaacaactgttttttttttttttaaatactatgtacaaaagcctttgtttgcaatgacagcttcaagactccTCCTGTAATGAGAAATTattcgcatgcattgctctggtgtgattttggcctattcctccacacaaggagtcttcaaatcttgaaggttctgtgggcttcttttatggacattgagtttcagttctttccatagattttccctttcattcaagtcaggtgattggctgcgccattctagcagctttattaaaCCAATTGacagtttccttggcagtatgttttggatcattatcctgatgaagtGTCCTTCCTCGTTTCGTTTTCCCCGCACCATCAGGTCTCCACCTCCGAAGTTCAATGTTGCTATGGtatttttagggtgatgtgcagggcgatttctcttccaaacgtggtgtgcattatggcatccaaagagttcaattaaattcaagatggcgcctacccctGTTGTCACCTctgttacgtgctctctagtattgtcgatatttttgtgttttttgttcgtctttacgtgactcacttacacaagggaagacttgctaaacattagggagtcctAATTAccctggactttctttcaccaacgtttgcaacattttttttctccgagTTAACTCACCGGTGAGGCGGCCGCGGCGTACGCCGCATGGAGGCGAAGTCGTCGACGGGGGAAGcgcgccggcatccaagtgaagctcagTAAAAGAGGATTTCGAATGGCACTCCCGTCAATCCACCTTGTGAATCTTCGCTCACTacccaataaaaaaatggacacgcttcatcttctcacaaaaaCCAGTAAAGATTTTGGACGTTgcgccgccctgtgctttacgaAGACATTGGTTTGTGAACACGTCCCTGATGGCGCTGTCATGCTTCCGAGTTTCGAACTATACCGGGCAGTCCACGACACgaagttatcggggaaaacagaAGGTGTCAGGATATGCTTCTAGATCAAGGAAAAATAGTGTactgacgtcacggagctcggcacacactgcagcccggacttggagtcgctgtttttgaactgtacgTCATTCTACTTGACGCATGAGTTCGCATTTTTCATCCTCGCCCGTGTTTACATTACTCCTCATGCTAACacaaatgccgcactgctaacgctcgctgaacaagtaaacgaaattgaaaaaaagcacccagattcacccctcatcaTTCTTGGGGACttcaacaaagctaaactcaaccacgaagtccctaaatacaagcaccACTGTcctcgactgtcctaccagggaaaattacattttagaccactgctatactacgctaaataacgcataccgtactatacctcgtgcagctctgggctcgtctgatcactgcttaattaacttaataccaacatacaggcaaaatcataaatgcgcgaagcctacggtgATAACAGTGacgaagtggaccaatgaagcaaagatagaacttcaaagctgtttagactgcacaaactggagtgtctttgaaaatttaaCTGGACGAATATATGGACACTGTGAcctcctatatcagtttctgtgaagaggtttgtgtaccgacaaagtcatttcgcatgttcaataacaacaagccgtggttcactgccaaacttaagcaacttcgccaggctaaagaggacacaTATCAAAGTGGtgatagagccctgtataattgcacTAGAAACCatctgactaaagaaattaacattggaaagagaaattatgcagtaaagttagaaaaaccgTTTACCGCTAATGACtcaaaatcagtctggcatgcattacaatcgctaaccaattgtAAGCGACCATCCACCCCAGGCAGAGCTGTCAATCACTCACCACCTggtccgatggtgggggaagatgccggtcccaCCTGGCAGACCCAAGTGTATTTTGAGGGTCTGGCAGAGTCCACTCTTAGAAGACGCTTCAACtaccacctccgacagaacttcgcCTACGtcctggggggtgggggggacattgagtcggagtggaccatgtttcgcCCCTCCGTTgttgaggcagccgaccggagctgtggccgtaaggtggtcggtgcctgacttaaatgattttagcaaatggctgcaatataacaaagagtgaaaaatttaagggggtctgaatactttccgtacccactgtatatactaccATTCAAAGGTTTAGTGTCGcttagtatttaaaaaaaataaataaataaaaaatgttcgtCAGTCATTATGACCATAATCAGAAATACAGTCCCGACATGGTaatatggttaaaaaaatcgAATTGACTCGCAAACGTTTGAACAGTAGTTTGTCAGGATTTGTTAGCATTGTCAATTAACTATTATTTTTCACAGAAAGAGGCCAAAACGAGTGCTAAAAGTAGACGGAGAGGAGAAGAATGGAGGTGGTACTGAAGAGGCTCGGCCACTGCAGGAAGATGTGGAAAAACTGACACAAATACAGAATGATGATGAAGCTACACAAAAGAAACAATCAGATGACCTCTGGGCTCGTTTCTTGTCTGATGTTGCCCCCAGACCCAAAGCATCGATGGGTGCTTCGCCAACTCACACCACACCGGAGGTAAGGTTTTGATAATGCAATGTATGGCACTCAGGGTTCGCGCTGCCCGTTCGCCACCTCGgcaatggctaattgaaacaggatgtggtgaAGCGAATATTGCCCATGTTTGCAACACTGgcgaatcaaaattgcctgcGTCGAAACTCAAAAGTCAGcctgataaaagttaaagtAAGCACGCtcattctgctgtgtgtgtgaacaGGATTAATGGCTTAGTTTTCCCTCCACTTCGTAAAATTCTTCAATCCGCCGTCCAGCCACTGCTGCCTAAGCAGTCAGGCTCATGGGCTTTCCCGTCTGTGGGGAGGGGTACATCAGGAAAGAAAAGACCAGATGCCGTTTGGCAGATAAacttattttactaatatttaccaccaaagatttagattatcatcaactaaaaagtttgaatttgagaaaattctgtATTAAGTCCTTTAGATCCTCCTTGAGGATTATCAACCGCAGGAACTTCCCTAGCTACCGTGATAGCTTGAGTTCCCAGTGTCCCCACCGAAAAAAACTACCAGGTTACGGAAAGTTTCCCCTGGATTGTTTCATTCCTCCTGGTGGATAGGGTCTTCCGAGAGCTACCGGCAACTCTTTGAGGGGGCGGGCTGTGCTAACAAACGCTGATTAgttgacagacctctgtaggTGTTAACTTTTTCATTGACAGAGCCGCCATTATGCAGCGTTATGCAAGGCTCGAAATAagaggattaaaatacattaggGGCTTTTCCACTAACCAGCCAAAAAActgagttcctggtagcaaaatGTTCCTatggcccatgtggtttgtgttgcCATCGCACCGATTAGGTCAGGGTAGCTTAAAGCTATAGTATGTACCTTTTGGCGCGCCCCTAAGCTCgaattctgcattacaacaaaagaacagagcCATTGATTGAATTTGATGTAGGCAATGCAAGTTATGCCCCTTATATGTGATTGTACAACGTTTTTACTGTTTTGAAGGACATGTAATTTCCAGTCCGCCACTAACCTGGCGAGCGTGGGAAATGAATACAGTATTCACTAAATATCAAAAAACAAGATACtgacaaatacagcaagatgttagaggagctgaatggcttaatcagcattgtcatctcctctagtagtggcttgggtgaaaatgacttgacttaaaaaaagttgaggctgatgttgctcattaccgacacctactggatctaaaaaaTGCTGGTATTTAAATCTTTCAATGTCTTGTTTTATATCTATatctaaatttaaaatatttttgacaccATTAAAACTTAACCCCcgaggcaattgagaactgattcacatttgcaatgccaacccgGCTGCATACAGTCTTTGAGGTAGGcagttttattatatacaggtacatttcaataaattagaatatattttattttattgatgacaTACCTAAATCATACATGCAattcagtcgcctttcggccaaaTTCGCGGTTTTGAACTCCAAATAGGTCATTTATGTGAATCTTATcaatccgatgagtttttcctggggggtcGTATTGCCGTCGCTGTCATCATAGGCTGTTTTGTACaccttgaacactggcagctaaATCCATTCcgcacatccaccatccacacgcagatttaatttctgaatattactccgcggcggactaatatgggaGCACATAAGCCTGAGATTCCGCCTGTGTGCTCAAGACCTGCTTTAGATatgtcacaggagttgacgagaccagaaaaaaacactgctgttaagaagtaacagtactttttagactttacaccgatctgatcggtttgatcagtatcggccgataattagcattttatgctgatcggctttcatgtcataattcgccattccgatcaatgacgtcatcgatcggctccgcaaaagagaGCTACTCAGCGTCCtagtcgcgtatgaatccaaaatctAGTTTTTGACCttggcgtagtactgtaactatatgATGGCtaataaagttttttaaaaatcttgtcGGTGATAAAagcacgtcgtcggtgtgggactattttgctgtgtctcagacaaacaacacttatttgcagtctgtgcacaactgaagtacgtcgtcatttaaatgcttcaacacaacaaacctGAACAATTTACACAAGAAGGAGTATGGGGCTGGGGGGGCGGGGTGAGAATAGGAAAAGCCAAacacgcaaactctggacaacacc includes these proteins:
- the cfdp1 gene encoding craniofacial development protein 1 isoform X2 encodes the protein MNYSDDDSDGYSSSEDADYAPSDDNVSEDDINECEKEEPSDESDGVPHPDNVTKRSVKKNGSSLRKRPKRVLKVDGEEKNGGGTEEARPLQEDVEKLTQIQNDDEATQKKQSDDLWARFLSDVAPRPKASMGASPTHTTPEAHSLASSVCMRTESQESDPAKVTIVKVFDFAGEEISVSSSKRPAGMSGLLSRIGGKKQRISTLEKSKMDWDAFKYEEGITEELAIHNRGRDGYVERKNFLERVDHRQFEMEKEVRLKNMKHSS